One Salmo salar chromosome ssa01, Ssal_v3.1, whole genome shotgun sequence DNA window includes the following coding sequences:
- the LOC106586451 gene encoding uncharacterized protein isoform X2: MSQLESSESGVIVRMAKETCAEGLVVSGGGKEGIFIKEVRPESPASKLLSVHEGDQILSATVYFDDVKYEDAIQILEHAQPYKMELLLKRKPIKISTLESEPALEFTQVEQGSSLEMRGHSKTKRHGDRISWPNFPSFSKSRKSHFKRSHSTADADDQRKLELSPTTSDTESPIKSQEAVKGRTKKQKIKLSSLKMKGHKSRSVEQSDQDTDIECVQVMEIQQSQDDIYSPDDLESTSGETPQVYVFESESEKMESTKIKNECTLPDLTGSETKQHKVELIRLDKTLKTTDITVAFADQESPLTKTSLEERKKKKEKKERSELKFRIKEKEKKDKHKQDIHVKSSPKSMTIPGADIISSDLSAHDNTLLIPTIVSHTKLEERQLPIDMSDVGLIRKSPQVGQERDLKETYVKTNLNAQEMNAKVTSITMEPDLQMEIQALKLPTEDKH; encoded by the exons ATGAGTCAACTGGAG AGCTCAGAGTCGGGAGTGATTGTGAGAATGGCAAAAGAGACATGTGCCGAGGGTCTTGTTGTGAgcggaggagggaaggagggaatctTCATTAAGGAAGTGAGGCCAGAGTCCCCAGCCTCAAAGCTTCTTAGTGTACATGAGG GTGATCAGATACTCAGTGCCACAGTGTATTTTGACGATGTTAAATATGAAGATGCCATTCAGATATTGGAACATGCACAGCCTTACAAGATGGAGTTACTTCTGAAACGCAAACCAATAAAGATATCCACCCTTGAGAGTGAACCAGCCCTTGAATTTACCCAA GTGGAACAAGGTTCCTCTCTGGAAATGAGGGGACATTCAAAGACAAAAAGGCACGGTGACCGAATCTCTTGGCCCAACTTCCCCTCCTTCAGCAAAAGTCGAAAGTCCCATTTTAAGAGGTCTCACAGTACCGCAGATGCAGATGATCAAAGGAAGCTGGAGCTAAGCCCAACCACAAGTGACACAGAGTCGCCAATCAAATCTCAGGAGGCTGTCAAGGGCAGGACAAAGAAGCAGAAGATAAAGTTGTCAAGTCTAAAGATGAAGGGCCACAAGAGCAGGTCTGTTGAACAGTCAGACCAAGACACAGACATAGAATGTGTGCAAGTTATGGAAATCCAACAGAGTCAAGATGACATATACTCACCGGATGATCTAGAGAGCACATCAGGAGAAACACCTCAAGTATATGTGTTTGAATCAGAATCAGAAAAAATGGAATCCACCAAGATAAAAAATGAATGCACTCTTCCAGACCTGACAGGCTCGGAAACCAAACAGCACAAGGTAGAACTCATCAGACTGGACAAAACTTTGAAAACCACAGACATAACAGTTGCTTTTGCTGATCAAGAAAGTCCCTTAACCAAGACATCTCTGGAGGAAAGGAaaaagaagaaagagaagaaagagaggtcAGAACTAAAGTTTAGGATCAAGGAAAAGGAGAAAAAAGACAAACACAAGCAAGACATACATGTAAAATCATCCCCAAAAAGCATGACGATACCAGGAGCAGATATCATTTCATCTGATCTGTCTGCACATGACAATACCTTGCTGATTCCAACTATAGTATCACATACTAAGCTGGAGGAGCGTCAACTCCCAATAGACATGTCAGATGTAGGACTTATCAGAAAATCCCCTCAGGTTGGACAAGAACGAGACTTGAAAGAAACATATGTTAAAACAAATTTAAATGCACAGGAAATGAATGCTAAGGTCACCAGTATAACAATGGAACCTGACTTGCAGATGGAAATACAGGCTTTAAAGTTACCAACAGAGGACAAGCATTGA
- the si:dkey-229e3.2 gene encoding uncharacterized protein si:dkey-229e3.2, with product MEEPLFFACGDLVDWSVQTAWEQNDAEVDSAFGDWSSACNGNKSDAVERSSSLSSPMNMDISKLSTKLENGNVKKSCVVFQECFQGLGESKEANCTVRSLSQLIENTQPFQPTATICDCGSLWSHLVAEPSRLRLSEPKPSLHCHSHSRMVSALRITPSNCISDQCESDFLEDHEGTTETSCPPAAAALIKTKLLAPSSCHGDTPAFLYQISQQWLTQCSIQLQPQHHKKSPALNYGEG from the exons ATGGAGGAACCATTATTTTTTGCTTGCGGGGATTTGGTCGACTGGTCTGTCCAAACTGCTTGGGAACAGAATGACGCCGAGGTGGACAGTGCGTTTGGAGACTGGAGTTCTGCCTGTAATGGCAACAAGTCGGATGCAGTTGAAAGATCTTCATCTCTGTCTTCACCCATGAACATGGACATCTCTAAACTCTCAACAAAG CTGGAGAATGGCAATGTGAAGAAATCATGTGTAGTTTTCCAGGAGTGCTTCCAGGGCTTGGGTGAATCTAAAGAGGCCAACTGTACTGTACGATCTCTGTCCCAGCTGATAGAAAACACGCAGCCTTTTCAACCGACAGCTACAATATG TGACTGTGGCAGCTTGTGGAGCCATCTGGTGGCTGAGCCCAGCAGGCTGAGGCTGTCAGAGCCAAAGCCCAGCTTACACTGCCACAGCCACAGCAGAATGGTTTCTGCCCTCAGAATCACACCTTCAAATTGCATCTCTGACCAG TGTGAGTCAGACTTTTTGGAAGATCATGAAGGAACTACAGAGACCTCTTGcccccctgctgctgctgctctcatcAAAACCAAG CTGCTGGCCCCCTCCTCCTGCCATGGTGACACCCCAGCTTTCCTCTACCAAATCTCCCAGCAGTGGCTGACTCAATGCAGCATCCAGCTGCAGCCTCAGCACCACAAGAAGTCTCCTGCACTGAACTATGGAGAAGGATAA